The Antechinus flavipes isolate AdamAnt ecotype Samford, QLD, Australia chromosome 5, AdamAnt_v2, whole genome shotgun sequence DNA segment AGGCTGCCTGCTTTCTGCACCCTTAAGAGCCACAGCAATTGATTGTCGATCTCTGTCCGGGACCAGCCAAGGCAAGGACTGCAGGTCCAGGTCTGATGGGAGCCCCCCAACAGCCCTGAAATGGAGGTGGtgccattatccccattttacagatttaagaGACTAGCCCAAGGTCATCCAGCTACTAAGTGCCTGAAGATTGGAACTCCCATCTTCCACCCTTGCTCTAATGTTCTCCATCGAACCTGCCCAGAACCACAGACCACACCAGGAAAATCTACAAACTCCTGCTCGCCCCAGCTCAGCGCCTTTGGACAGACTGTCTCGTGCAGGGAGGGATGCCCTCCCCCACCCTTCCCTCCTGTGGTGCTTTGCTGCCTGCCCCCTGCCCCCACCCCACACTTCCCCCTGTATGTTCCGTGCCCAACACAGGTCAGGAGGCGGTTGCTTGCCCTCTATTGGGGTAAAGGCCTCTTGGGAACCGGCCTGGGGGACACCGAAGAGCGTCACTGACGCAGCTCTAAAAGCTGGACGCCGGGAGTCCCACGAGAAGCACAGAGGCCGGTGGGCTTTGAAAATGgtgattttattatatactttttaaaagtacaaagtcCGGAAGATTTGTGATTTCTCATACAATCCAATTTCTGTTCCAACGGAACAAGTTTCTGCAAGTTGCCCAGTTCAGAAGgacttcttttttcattgttgcCCTGGTATAAGCTCAGCCCAAGCACAGTGGTGAaggatggggggggaggggaggaggggcccGGTTCTGTAGCCGCCCCCAGAATGCCCAACTCTGAGACTGATTAGCCCTGACGCGCAGGTCCCGGGGCCTGCCTTGGGTCCCCTGAGGGCCAGGCTTCCTCCGCCCCTTCCACcccgccccccccctcccccccccccccccgccacaCCATGGGCAGCATCCTTATCCACCATAAATCAACTATTACACGTCCTTAGAACCTTGCGCAAGGGAAGCGCAGAGAAAGGAAACTGGGAAACAGCCTGTTTGGCATTTGGCTGAAAACTTTATTGGGCCGGAGGGTACAGAGCGGGGAGGGCCCCGCCCCCCGCCTCCCAGGAGCCCGCCCGGGGCTACTCCTTGGCCGCCGACTTGTAGTGCGCCAGCGTGCGGGCGGAGGGGTCGCTGGCCTCGATCCACTTGGGCATCCAGTAGTGCGGGAGCCAGTCCGCTCGCCCGGGGTAGTGCTTCTCAAAGAGCTGCCGGTAGTAGTAGCCCTCCTTCGTCTTCGGAGTGTTCAGGGGAAACTTTTTGGCAGCGTTCTCCAGCAGCGAGTCAGAGACCTGCCGGGGAAGCCAGGGGGGGCTCAGGGCAACGCCCGGCCGGGAGAGGAGCCGCGGCCCCCGCTCGTGGGGCGGGAGGAGCCTCTCTGACTACAGCGTTACAGGGCGGACCCGGCGCGCGCGGACCCAGCACCTGCAGGCCTGGCCAGCCCTGTCTCCGCCCGGCTCCCCACGCCCCCGAGCGAAACAAGCAAACCGGACAAACGCAGTCCCTGCCCAGGCAGGGCCCTCACTCTGGCTGGCCGCCCCCGGGAGTCACAGAGAACTCCAGGCACTCAGGGGCAGAAGGGCCATCCACAGCCCACCAAAATCTCCAATGGCGGCCTGCCCTGACCCGGGCCAGCGCTGCTCCTCCCCCCTGCCCGACCCGGGCCAGCGCTGCCCACCCTCCCCGTCTGACCCGGGCCAGCGCTGCTCCTCCCCCCTGCCCGACCCGGGCCAGCGCTGCTCCTCCCCCCTGCCCGACCCGGGCCAGCGCTGCTCCTCCCCCCTGCCCGACCCGGGCCAGCGCTGcccaccctccctccctcatgTTTCCCTGGAGATCCCAAGCCCAAGTACCTGATGCTCGATGTGCTCCTGAAGGATGGTGAACCAGGACTTCTTGACAGAGGTGAGGCCGTCACTGAAGGCTTCTTTGGGCCGCCAGAGGATCTCTTTGGGCAGCAGGTTGCAGTCCTGAAACGCCTCCCTCAGCAGATGCTTCTCCACCCCGTTCTGGAGGGAGAGAGACGCTGACTCCCGGCCCTTGTCCGCCCTCCTGCCCTACCctggtggtgggggggggggggcgtccCCTGCAAGCCCGGGCCAGTACCTTTGGGATCCGCAGCTCTGGGGGCAGGGACAGGTAATAGGAAGTAAATCTGTGGTCCAGAAACGGGACCCGCAGCTCTAGGCTGGAGAGAGAACAGAAGCGGGGAAAGGGCGCTGCACCCCCCAGCCCCCACGCCTCCTCCAGGCCCTGACTAGCTTCTAACCGTGGGACAGCCATGAGTTACGGTCATCTGctgctggggaggggagggggcagccACTGCCCGTGGTGGGGGCTGGGCGGAAGAGGCTCCCCTTCCGTCCCTGGAGTCCCGGCTCCTTCCCCACTGGCTTCCCACCGGCCCGGCTCGGAGGCCAGAAGCAGGGATGGGGCCCCTACTGTGCCCATGTGGCGCAGTAGCCAGGGCCACCAGCAGAGGGCCCTCCCCCCCAGCAGGTCTCACCTGGGCCAGCGGACACAGGACAGTCAATTAAGAAAGCCAGTGACCGCCCCCTGCTCCTGGTCTCCTCCTCCCGCCCCTCAGACACTGCCCCCCCGGGGGCGGGGCTCCAGGAGCTCTGGTGGCCTCCTCCCCCTGGCCCAGGGACATCCTCATTAAGGCCCCCGGAGAGCGCCCCGTCCCACACGTCTCTGCAGGGACTTTATGGGGCACGGGTCTGGGAGGGGGCGGCCCAGGGGGCGGAGCACAGGCCCTGGCGCAGGAAGATCTGGATCCCAGCGCAGCCTCAGATACCTACCAGGCCGGCCGCTGGGCAAGGCCCTTTCCCTGACTGCGCTTCCCCAAAGACTTACCGAGGGCTGGCAGAGACGCCCCCTGGGAGGCGGAGGCACCGGGCTCAGGCCGAGGGGCCCCTCCCACCGTCCAGGACCCAGATGGGGGGAGCCTCGGGGGTCCCACCAGGGCCCTTCCCAGGGGAAGCTTCACCCCCCTACCCCCGACGCCCCAACTCCATCTGCCCGAGGCAGAGAAGGAaggcagccccctcccccccaggcagAGAAGGAAGGCAGACCCCCCCCCAGGCAGAGAAGGAAGGCAGCCCCCCCCAGGCAGAGAAGGAAGGCAGACCCCCCCCCAGGCAGAGAAGGAAGGcagcccccccacccccacccccgccgcCTGTCCGAGCGGCCCCCCCCCCAGGTGCCTGCTTACCCATGGGCCGCTGTGGTCCGGTCTGCACGCAGCACGTCAAAGAGGTAGAGCTCCTTCAGAAGCCTCTCGCTCTCCTCCTGGGCCTCCTCGGCCGACGGCGCCTGCGGGGAGCAGAGTCTGAGCTCTTGCCCAGGagggccccgccccgcccccctaACCCCCCACAGCTTCTGCtttactggggggggggggagggagggaggagagacagagggaggactccgaggcgggaggagggagggaggagccgAGGCAGCCGCTGGGACACAGCCTCAGCTCTGAGCCCCCGGCCCGAGGGGCAGCGCCGGCGCCTCAGAGGGAGGGCCCGAGCTGCCGTCAGCCACTCTAGGCCAGGGGCCGCCGGCGCCCACCCCCGATCCAGGGGCTGAGGGAGGGCCCGGGAGCTcggggctgggggggagggcCGGCCCACCGGCTCACCTGGTGGAAGTAGATGTAGCCCTGGGTGAGCTCGTCGGAGCCTTCTCCCGAGAAGACAACCACGCTGTCCGTGTTCTTGCGGATGTACTTGGAGACCAGGTACATGCCTGGGGGGGGGGCGCAGCCCGGGTCAGGCCGGCCCCCACAGCCCGCGTGcagggggaggggcggggctgGGGGCGCGGGCCCCGCCTCTTGTGTCCCCTCTGTGCGCCCCGGGCCGGCGGGGGCTCTCTGCTGGGGGCGGCGCCCGGGACTCCCCTCCCCGGCCCGAGAGCCCAACAGCTGCGCCCGCCCCCAGCCCCGGTCTGGCCGCCGCTCGCCATTTTACGCACCGACAGACGCTCGGACTGTGGTGATGTCGTAGGTCTCCAGGGTGAAGATGACCTTGTCCAGGGCCTGGAGACCCTCCTCGGAGCTGAAGAGGACCTCGTGGTGCTCGCTCCCAATGTGGGCCGCCACCTGCAACGGGGAGCCGGGATGCCTGGGGGCCGGGAGGGCGCAGCTCGCCGGCAAGAGGCAGCAAGGCCAGCAGGGGGCAGACAACTCGGGCAGCGGGGGCAGACTCGGCCAGCAGGGGGCAGACAACTCGGGCAGCGGGGGAGAGACTCGGCCAGCAGGGGGCAGAAAACTCGCGCAGCGGGGGAAAGACTCGGCCAGCAGGGGGGCAGACAACTCGGCCAGCAGGGGGCAGACTGGCCAGCAGGGGGCAGACTCGGCCCTCCGCCCAGCAGGGTACCGTGTGGGCCCTCCCCCTGCCCCGCCCCGCGCCCGCCCCGCTGACCTTCCGGGCGGCCAGCAGATCCGGGCTGTCCTCCATGCCGATGGCGAAGGTCTGGAGCGGGTAGGAGACCTCGGCCTCCTTCAGCTGCTTCAGGAGGGTGGCGGCCACCAAGCTGGAGTCCAGACCCCCTGAGGAAGGGAGCGCGGGCCGTGGGAAGAGGGCGGGCGGGGGAGGGGCCAGGCGGAGGGGAGGGGTCAGAGAGAGGCGGGGCAGGAGCCGCTGGGGGCGGGGCAGGGGCCCAGTTACGGAGAGCCGGGATGGGGGAGACAgagggggcggggggcggggggccgCGGGGCCGACTGGATGGCAGGAGGGAACCCCGAGAGCCGGGGCAGGGTCTCCTTCCTGGGCCAGGCGGGGGCACTGGGCAAGAGCGTGGCTGAGAAgcatggaagggagggaggggcaggTGCTGACTCAAATGATGACTCAAGCAGGAGCGGCTTGGAAGGCTGAGCAGGAGGTCTGCCCCGGGGCCCCGGGGAGCCAGGACTCCGCCTTGCTCTGAGGATGCTGCGGCCTTCCCCAGGCTGCCCGTGCACTAGGCGCCCCCCAGGCCCGGCCCTAACTGGAGCCAGCCTGCCCGGGGCTTCAGCCGCAAGGAGAGGGGCCTGGGCTTTAAGGGAGAGGCAGCCGGCGTCCCGGCGCTTCTCGAGGGGCCGCAGGTACCCAGGGAGAGCAGCCTGAGCAGTGAGCGCAGGGAGGCCCCGGCCTCCGCCTCCCTCCTCTAGAAGCAGAGACCCTGTGGCCCAGCCCAGTCCTAGCCAGGCCATCTGCCCCCCCCATCCCGTCCCGGCCGCCCCTTCACCTGACAGGAGACAGCCGATGCGCCGGTCAGTCATCAGGCGCTTCCGGACGGCGCGGTCGAAGAGCAGCCGGATGTTACCCTTCACTGTTTCAAGATCCAGGCCTGGAAAGAGCAGATCAGGTGAAGGGAGCGGCCCCACGCACCCGAGGCCCCACTCAGCCCCTCCCCCACGGGGTCAGCCTCCCACGCACCCGAGGCCCCACTCAGCCCCTCCCCCACGGGGTCAGCCTCCCACGCACCCGAGGCCCCACTCAGCCCCTCCCCCACGGGGTCAGCCTCCCACGCACCCGAGGCCCCACTCAGCCCCTCCCCCACGGGGTCAGCCTCCCACGCACCCGAGGCCCCACTCAGCCCCCTCCCCCTTCGCCCCCAACCCCCACAGCTGCTACCTGAAGAGAGCTTCTCCAGGGGGTCGTAGAGGGCATGGAGGGGGGCGTCCCGGCACTGGTGGAACTTCACCAGCTCCACAGACACCACCTTCCCATTGGTCTTCAAGTCCAGGACTTCGTAATGGCCGGGGGGGAAGGGGGTGATCTGCAGCTGGGGGGCCGCGGGGTGCTTCAGGTTGACCAGGCCTGCGGAAGCGGGGGTGTGAGGACGGCGACCCCTGACTCTCAGAGCGCCCGTGCGTCTCTATAAGCGCCAGACAAGGCACCCGCCTCcgatggtggggggagggggaggttccTGCTGCCCCAGGCCCTGGGACCTCGCTTAGCCACGGTGCCCTGACCAGGACGGAGGGCAGCAGGACCCTGGAACCCGAGCCCGCGGGGCCAGGCTGCTGGAGCCACACCTAGGCCTTGGCTGGCAGCCCCTGCGGGGAGGAGGAGGACTGAGAGGAAAAGCCCCCCCAGTTCTGCTGGCCAGGAACCCCCCCAGGTGAATCAGGCCCCCAGCTCTACGCCTGGGACTCGGCCGCCTCGGGGGGCCCATTATCTGCCGTCATGCGGACCAAACAAACTTGAGCTAGCTCCTGGGGGTCTGTCCCAAACGCTACCCCCTGAGCCCCTGATCTGGGGTCTCGGGGCAAGTAATGAGGGTGATGTGGTGAAGGCTTTACCGGGATTGGAGGAGCCACATGAGGCTCAGAGGGCTCTCCCAGCCCTGAGGGGCTCCGGGGGGCTCCTGGGGCCAGCCTTGCCTTGAGGACGGGCCGGTGTTTGGGCGCCCGCCTTCCTGTCTGTCCTGAGGGGTCCGGCGGGCCCTCCACTGGGCCCCGTTCCCCGCCCTCCCCCACACGCATGGGCGCACACAAGCCCCCCCAGCCAACATTTCCCATCCCCCCTCTACCTTTGGCTTCAGAGCACACGGCCAGAAATCCTTCATCCGTCAGCGTTTTAAACAGCGGCCGGACGCCAAACGTGTCCCTCCCCAAGAACACCTTGCGGTTGGCGGTGTCCAGCAGGATGAAGGCGAAGACGCCGTCCAGCATGGGGGCCGTCTGCTCGATGCCCCCTTTGTTGTAGAGGTGGAGCAGGATCTCCCCATCGACCTGTGTCTGGTACTCAAACCCAAAGTGCTTCTGCAGCTGCGGGGACACGGGATAGAAAGGGGGACGTCGGCCCAGAGCCCGCCAACGGCCTGCAGATGAGGCTGGTCTATGCCggccgccccccacccccacccctgcaGGAGTTGGGGGCAGCCGCCCCCGCGGCCCAAGCTCAGGACAGCCACCACGGGCGTCTGACTGGGCTCCGGTGAGCAGGGCCTGGAAGAACAGCAAGTCTGCGCAGGCCTTCCCCCACAGGTCCCGCGGTGGCTGGGGGAGCCCCAGTGACCAGAGCCTggggcctggggtcaggaagcacctgggtgaccctgggtaagGACTTAACCTTTATCTACCCCAACTGGAATATGGGCCCATGTAAAAACTGCACCTCCTCTGCAGGGCTGCTGTGAGTGTCATCCTAGGGGACACCCGGGAAACAAATCTGGC contains these protein-coding regions:
- the ASNS gene encoding asparagine synthetase [glutamine-hydrolyzing]; protein product: MCGIWALFGSDEGLSAQYLSAMSVAHRGPDAFRFENVHGFTNCCFGFHRLAVVDPVSGMQPLRLQKFPSLWLCYNGEIYNHRQLQKHFGFEYQTQVDGEILLHLYNKGGIEQTAPMLDGVFAFILLDTANRKVFLGRDTFGVRPLFKTLTDEGFLAVCSEAKGLVNLKHPAAPQLQITPFPPGHYEVLDLKTNGKVVSVELVKFHQCRDAPLHALYDPLEKLSSGLDLETVKGNIRLLFDRAVRKRLMTDRRIGCLLSGGLDSSLVAATLLKQLKEAEVSYPLQTFAIGMEDSPDLLAARKVAAHIGSEHHEVLFSSEEGLQALDKVIFTLETYDITTVRASVGMYLVSKYIRKNTDSVVVFSGEGSDELTQGYIYFHQAPSAEEAQEESERLLKELYLFDVLRADRTTAAHGLELRVPFLDHRFTSYYLSLPPELRIPKNGVEKHLLREAFQDCNLLPKEILWRPKEAFSDGLTSVKKSWFTILQEHIEHQVSDSLLENAAKKFPLNTPKTKEGYYYRQLFEKHYPGRADWLPHYWMPKWIEASDPSARTLAHYKSAAKE